A genomic stretch from Streptomyces venezuelae ATCC 10712 includes:
- a CDS encoding GNAT family N-acetyltransferase, with protein sequence MTARIEENRSHPRLADLLSAYHLVNQAEKGTAVEAVAQLPVVYRAEVEDPAAAFAADTVLLATPPGEDLPAGCVVLKAPYEGRAPEIKRLWVAPEARRKGLAKALMAEALRRAAASGAPAVRLTVWNWREEPLALYRSLGFETVASWDERPDLVCLEKRFDVIERLTPDAVRAHASAGLAALLVDAVDSGASVGFLAPLESHRAAAWWTRVAEEAEEGARDVWAAHGPDGSLTGVVTLIRGGAANGTHRGEIARLLVHRSARGRGLGYRLLATAEAHAAATGLRLLVLDTQTDSPAERLYRGAGWTAAGTIPDFAADPAGVLRPTTLYYKRLG encoded by the coding sequence ATGACTGCGCGCATCGAGGAGAACCGCTCCCACCCCCGCCTTGCCGACCTGCTGTCCGCGTACCACCTGGTCAACCAGGCCGAGAAGGGCACGGCGGTGGAGGCGGTCGCCCAGCTCCCCGTCGTATACCGGGCCGAGGTCGAGGACCCGGCCGCCGCGTTCGCCGCCGACACGGTCCTGCTCGCCACGCCGCCCGGCGAGGACCTCCCGGCCGGCTGTGTCGTCCTCAAGGCCCCGTACGAGGGCCGGGCGCCCGAGATCAAGCGGCTCTGGGTCGCGCCGGAAGCCCGGCGCAAGGGCCTCGCGAAGGCCCTCATGGCGGAGGCCCTGCGCCGCGCAGCGGCCTCGGGGGCACCCGCCGTACGCCTCACCGTCTGGAACTGGCGGGAGGAGCCGCTCGCCCTCTACCGGAGCCTCGGCTTCGAGACCGTCGCCTCCTGGGACGAGCGGCCCGACCTGGTCTGCCTGGAGAAGCGGTTCGACGTCATCGAGCGCCTCACCCCCGACGCCGTACGGGCGCACGCCTCCGCCGGCCTCGCCGCGCTCCTCGTCGACGCGGTGGACTCCGGCGCCTCCGTCGGCTTCCTGGCGCCGCTGGAGAGCCACCGGGCGGCCGCCTGGTGGACCCGTGTCGCCGAGGAGGCCGAGGAGGGCGCCCGGGACGTCTGGGCGGCCCACGGACCCGACGGCAGCCTCACCGGCGTCGTCACCCTCATCCGCGGCGGCGCCGCCAACGGCACCCACCGCGGCGAGATCGCCCGGCTCCTGGTCCACCGCTCCGCCCGGGGGAGGGGCCTCGGGTACCGGCTGCTCGCCACGGCCGAGGCGCACGCCGCCGCCACCGGTCTGCGCCTGCTCGTCCTGGACACCCAGACCGACAGCCCCGCCGAGCGCCTCTACCGGGGCGCGGGCTGGACGGCCGCCGGCACGATCCCGGACTTCGCCGCCGACCCGGCGGGCGTGCTGCGCCCGACCACGCTCTACTACAAGCGCCTCGGCTAG
- the pssA gene encoding CDP-diacylglycerol--serine O-phosphatidyltransferase, with amino-acid sequence MIDPDTRAADWVAGTDAEAAEEAEEMPLSLRLSIADALTLGNATCGFMAVYFTTTGILIPHLTGSTETGMARNSAATAVILMLAAAIFDLFDGIVARKLRSSPMGAELDNLSDLISFGLAPAYFVLVYGMVADDAQQKVSAVAAIVVLLAVVLRLARFSCVTMKDGMFQGMPSPFGALTVVSIVLLELPFIPTLLAIIGVAWLMVSRVEYPKPRGILAVAMLSWIVGAMGMLAAWAFDAPGGQFLLQTGCALQVVMGAVIPLFATARRVNTFRGNRRESREARAAQLP; translated from the coding sequence GTGATTGATCCCGACACACGGGCCGCCGACTGGGTCGCCGGCACCGATGCGGAAGCGGCCGAAGAGGCCGAGGAGATGCCGCTGTCGCTGAGGCTGTCCATAGCGGACGCCCTCACGCTCGGTAACGCCACGTGCGGATTCATGGCGGTGTACTTCACCACCACCGGAATCCTCATCCCGCACCTGACGGGCAGCACGGAGACCGGCATGGCGCGCAACAGCGCCGCCACCGCCGTGATCCTGATGCTCGCCGCGGCGATCTTCGACCTCTTCGACGGGATCGTGGCGCGCAAGCTCCGCTCCTCCCCGATGGGCGCCGAGCTCGACAACCTCTCGGACCTGATCAGCTTCGGTCTGGCCCCGGCCTACTTCGTGCTCGTGTACGGAATGGTCGCGGACGACGCGCAGCAGAAGGTCTCGGCGGTGGCCGCGATCGTGGTGCTGCTCGCCGTGGTGCTGCGGCTGGCGAGATTCTCCTGCGTGACCATGAAGGACGGCATGTTCCAGGGCATGCCGAGCCCCTTCGGCGCGCTGACGGTGGTCTCGATCGTGCTCCTGGAGCTGCCGTTCATCCCGACGCTGCTCGCGATCATCGGGGTCGCCTGGCTGATGGTGAGCCGGGTCGAGTACCCCAAGCCGCGGGGCATCCTCGCGGTGGCGATGCTCAGCTGGATCGTCGGCGCGATGGGCATGCTGGCGGCCTGGGCCTTCGACGCTCCGGGCGGACAGTTCCTGCTCCAGACCGGCTGCGCGCTCCAGGTCGTGATGGGCGCCGTGATCCCCCTCTTCGCGACGGCCCGTCGAGTGAACACCTTCCGCGGCAACCGGCGTGAGAGCCGGGAGGCGCGAGCGGCACAGCTGCCGTAA
- a CDS encoding phosphatidylserine decarboxylase, with translation MPHSQTSAHRDSLTGVRIARGASPWLLPTVATAALSLVRARKSRRAAAIAVPTTALAAGMLWFFRDPEREIAQGRVISPADGVVQSIMPWKDGRTRVAIFMSPLNVHVNRAPLAGTVTSVEHVPGGFVPAFNKESENNERVVWHFDTELGDIEMVQIAGAVARRIVPYIPQGTKVEQGDRIGLIRFGSRVDIYLPEGVEVAVEVGQATTAGVTRIDRD, from the coding sequence ATGCCCCACAGCCAAACCTCTGCACACCGCGACAGCCTCACGGGCGTACGCATTGCGCGCGGAGCATCGCCGTGGCTTCTGCCGACCGTCGCCACCGCGGCGCTCAGCCTCGTGCGCGCGCGCAAGTCGAGGCGGGCCGCGGCCATCGCCGTGCCGACCACCGCGCTCGCGGCCGGCATGCTGTGGTTCTTCCGCGACCCCGAGCGTGAGATCGCTCAGGGCCGGGTCATCTCCCCCGCCGACGGTGTGGTGCAGAGCATCATGCCGTGGAAGGACGGGCGCACCCGGGTCGCCATCTTCATGAGCCCGCTGAACGTCCACGTCAACCGCGCGCCGCTGGCCGGCACCGTGACGTCCGTGGAGCACGTTCCCGGCGGGTTCGTCCCGGCGTTCAACAAGGAGAGCGAGAACAACGAGCGCGTTGTCTGGCACTTCGACACCGAGCTCGGCGACATCGAGATGGTCCAGATCGCGGGCGCCGTCGCCCGGCGCATCGTGCCGTACATCCCGCAGGGGACGAAGGTCGAGCAGGGTGACCGGATCGGTCTGATCCGCTTCGGCTCGCGCGTCGACATCTACCTCCCCGAGGGTGTCGAGGTCGCCGTCGAGGTCGGCCAGGCCACCACGGCGGGGGTGACTCGCATTGACCGTGATTGA
- a CDS encoding acyl-CoA dehydrogenase family protein, which yields MARLAQTAGLTDVQQEILKTVREFVDKEIIPVATELEHRDEYPQQIVDGLKELGLFGLMIPEEYGGLGESLLTYALCVEEIARGWMSVSGIINTHFIVAYMLKQHGTQEQKDYFLPRMAAGETRGAFSMSEPGLGSDVSAITSKAVKDGDEYVLNGQKMWLTNGGTSTLVAVLVRSDEGHPEGTAPHKSMTTFLVEKEPGFGEVRPGLTIPGKIDKMGYKGVDTTELIMDGLRIPANRVLGGVTGRGFYQMMDGVEVGRVNVAARGCGVAQRAFELGVSYAQQRHTFGKAIAQHQAIQFKLAEMATKVEAAHAMMVNAARKKDSGERNDLEAGMAKYLASEYCKEVVEDAFRIHGGYGFSKEYEIERLYREAPMLLIGEGTAEIQKMIIGRRLLEEYRFQG from the coding sequence ATGGCCCGACTCGCCCAGACCGCCGGGCTCACGGACGTCCAGCAGGAGATCCTCAAGACCGTCCGGGAGTTCGTCGACAAGGAGATCATCCCGGTCGCCACCGAGCTGGAGCACCGCGACGAGTACCCCCAGCAGATCGTCGACGGGCTCAAGGAGCTCGGCCTCTTCGGTCTGATGATTCCCGAGGAGTACGGGGGTCTGGGTGAGTCGCTGCTCACCTACGCGCTGTGCGTGGAGGAGATCGCGCGTGGCTGGATGTCGGTCTCCGGCATCATCAACACCCACTTCATCGTGGCGTACATGCTGAAGCAGCACGGCACGCAGGAGCAGAAGGACTACTTCCTGCCGCGGATGGCGGCCGGCGAGACGCGGGGCGCGTTCTCGATGTCGGAGCCGGGCCTGGGCTCGGACGTGTCGGCCATCACGTCGAAGGCGGTGAAGGACGGCGACGAGTACGTCCTGAACGGCCAGAAGATGTGGCTGACCAACGGCGGAACGTCAACGCTGGTCGCGGTTCTCGTCCGAAGTGACGAAGGACACCCGGAGGGCACCGCCCCCCACAAGTCGATGACGACCTTCCTCGTCGAGAAGGAGCCCGGCTTCGGAGAGGTCCGCCCCGGCCTCACCATCCCCGGGAAGATCGACAAGATGGGTTACAAGGGCGTCGACACGACCGAACTCATCATGGACGGACTGCGCATTCCGGCCAATCGGGTCCTCGGCGGGGTCACCGGCCGAGGGTTTTACCAAATGATGGACGGCGTCGAGGTCGGCCGCGTGAACGTGGCGGCCCGTGGCTGTGGCGTCGCTCAGCGTGCTTTCGAGCTCGGTGTCTCGTATGCCCAGCAGCGGCACACTTTCGGCAAGGCGATCGCCCAGCACCAGGCGATTCAGTTCAAGCTGGCCGAGATGGCTACCAAGGTCGAGGCCGCTCATGCCATGATGGTGAACGCAGCACGCAAAAAGGACTCCGGGGAACGAAACGACCTCGAAGCAGGGATGGCGAAGTACCTCGCCTCCGAATACTGCAAGGAGGTCGTCGAGGATGCCTTCCGCATTCACGGCGGCTACGGGTTCTCGAAGGAGTACGAGATCGAGCGCCTCTACCGTGAGGCGCCGATGCTGCTCATCGGTGAAGGTACCGCCGAGATCCAGAAAATGATCATTGGTCGTCGGCTGCTCGAGGAGTACCGATTCCAGGGTTGA
- a CDS encoding MaoC family dehydratase, with product MQFGRTYEEFEVGAVYKHWPGKTVTEYDDHLFCLLTMNHHPLHMDVNYAENTTDFGKNVVVGNYIYSLLLGMSVPDVSGKAIANLEIESLRHVAPTFHGDTIYGETTVLDKTPSKSKNDRGIVYVETKGYKQDGTLVCVFRRKVMVPTETYIKERGGEQPGRPTLIEPAKKTEK from the coding sequence ATGCAGTTCGGACGCACCTACGAAGAGTTCGAGGTCGGCGCCGTCTACAAGCACTGGCCGGGGAAGACGGTCACCGAGTACGACGACCATCTCTTCTGCCTGCTGACCATGAACCACCATCCGCTGCACATGGATGTGAACTACGCCGAGAACACGACGGACTTCGGCAAGAACGTCGTCGTGGGCAACTACATCTACTCGCTGCTGCTCGGCATGTCGGTGCCGGACGTCTCCGGCAAGGCCATCGCCAACCTGGAGATCGAGTCGCTGCGGCACGTGGCGCCGACCTTCCACGGCGACACGATCTACGGCGAGACCACGGTCCTCGACAAGACCCCGTCGAAGTCGAAGAACGACCGCGGGATCGTGTACGTCGAGACCAAGGGCTACAAGCAGGACGGCACCCTGGTGTGCGTCTTCCGCCGCAAGGTGATGGTCCCCACCGAGACGTACATCAAGGAGCGCGGCGGCGAGCAGCCCGGCCGCCCCACGCTCATCGAGCCCGCCAAGAAGACGGAGAAGTAA
- a CDS encoding HpcH/HpaI aldolase/citrate lyase family protein, producing the protein MTSPVNRLRPRRSCLAVPGSNPRFLEKAQGLAADQVFLDLEDACAPLAKPEARHTIVKFLNEGDWTGKTRVVRVNDWTTHWTYRDVVTVVEGAGQNLDCIMLPKVQDAQQIVALDLLLTQIEKTMGFEVGKIGIEAQIENAQGLTNVNAIAQASQRVETIIFGPADFMASINMKSLVVGEQPPGYPADAYHHILMSILMAARANNLQAIDGPYLQIRNQEGYKAVAQRAAALGFDGKWVLHPDQVAAANEIFSPSQEDYDHAELILDAYDYYTSEAGGKKGSAMLGDEMIDEASRKMALVISGKGRAAGMQRTSKFEIPEA; encoded by the coding sequence ATGACCAGCCCCGTGAACCGCCTGCGTCCGCGCCGCTCCTGCCTCGCGGTGCCCGGTTCCAACCCGCGCTTCCTGGAGAAGGCCCAGGGCCTCGCCGCCGACCAGGTCTTCCTGGACCTGGAGGACGCGTGCGCCCCGCTGGCCAAGCCCGAGGCCCGGCACACCATCGTGAAGTTCCTGAACGAGGGCGACTGGACCGGCAAGACGCGCGTGGTCCGCGTCAACGACTGGACGACCCACTGGACGTACCGCGACGTCGTCACGGTCGTCGAGGGCGCCGGCCAGAACCTCGACTGCATCATGCTGCCGAAGGTCCAGGACGCCCAGCAGATCGTGGCGCTCGATCTCCTGCTGACCCAGATCGAGAAGACGATGGGCTTCGAGGTCGGCAAGATCGGCATCGAGGCGCAGATCGAGAACGCCCAGGGCCTCACCAACGTCAACGCGATCGCGCAGGCCTCCCAGCGCGTCGAGACGATCATCTTCGGCCCGGCCGACTTCATGGCCTCCATCAACATGAAGTCGCTGGTCGTGGGCGAGCAGCCGCCCGGCTACCCGGCGGACGCCTACCACCACATCCTGATGAGCATCCTGATGGCCGCCCGCGCCAACAACCTCCAGGCGATCGACGGCCCGTACCTCCAGATCCGCAACCAGGAGGGCTACAAGGCCGTCGCGCAGCGCGCCGCCGCCCTCGGTTTCGACGGCAAGTGGGTGCTGCACCCGGACCAGGTCGCCGCGGCGAACGAGATCTTCTCGCCCTCGCAGGAGGACTACGACCATGCCGAGCTGATCCTCGACGCGTACGACTACTACACGTCCGAGGCCGGCGGGAAGAAGGGCTCCGCGATGCTCGGCGACGAGATGATCGACGAGGCCTCCCGCAAGATGGCCCTGGTCATCTCCGGCAAGGGCCGCGCCGCCGGCATGCAGCGCACCAGCAAGTTCGAGATCCCGGAGGCGTAG
- a CDS encoding protein meaA, protein MTERQKDRPWLMRTYAGHSTAEASNELYRRNLAKGQTGLSVAFDLPTQTGYDPDHILARGEVGRVGVPVSHLGDMRRLFQDIPLEQMNTSMTINATAMWLLALYQVVAEEQGADTTRLQGTTQNDIVKEYLSRGTHVFPPGPSLRLTTDMITYTVNNIPKWNPINICSYHLQEAGATPVQEISYAMSTAIAVLDAVRDSGQVPADRFGEVVARISFFVNAGVRFIEEMCKMRAFGRIWDKVTRERYGIENEKQRRFRYGVQVNSLGLTEAQPENNVQRIVLEMLAVTLSKDARARAVQLPAWNEALGLPRPWDQQWSLRIQQVLAHESDLLEYEDIFAGSHVIEAKVDSLVEECLAEIDRIQEMGGAMAAVESGYLKSQLVSSHAERRARIEAGDEKIIGVNIFQSTEENPLTADLDTAIMTVDPANEARVVAALHEWRDNRDETRAQESLATLKATAAGDGNLFAATLECARAGVTTGEWSWALRDVFGEFRAPTGVSSAPVAVTAEAGTPLALVREKVARTAEELGCGRLRLLVGKPGLDGHSNGAEQIAVRARDAGFEVVYQGIRLTPEQIVGAALAEDVHCVGLSILSGSHAELVPDVLERLREAGAADVPVIVGGIIPNADAAELKRAGVAAVFTPKDFGITEIIGRIVDEIRTANKLHPLEKTEVSA, encoded by the coding sequence ATGACTGAGCGTCAGAAGGACCGGCCGTGGCTCATGCGGACGTACGCCGGTCACTCGACCGCCGAGGCGTCCAACGAGCTGTACCGGCGCAACCTCGCCAAGGGTCAGACCGGCCTCTCGGTCGCGTTCGACCTGCCGACGCAGACGGGCTACGACCCCGACCACATCCTCGCCCGCGGCGAGGTCGGCCGGGTCGGGGTCCCCGTCTCGCACCTCGGTGACATGCGGCGGCTGTTCCAGGACATCCCCCTGGAGCAGATGAACACCTCGATGACCATCAACGCCACGGCGATGTGGCTCCTGGCGCTCTACCAGGTGGTCGCGGAGGAGCAGGGCGCGGACACCACCCGGCTCCAGGGCACCACCCAGAACGACATCGTGAAGGAGTACCTGTCGCGCGGGACGCACGTCTTCCCGCCCGGCCCCTCCCTCCGTCTCACGACGGACATGATCACCTACACGGTGAACAACATCCCGAAGTGGAACCCGATCAACATCTGCAGCTACCACCTGCAGGAGGCGGGGGCCACTCCGGTCCAGGAGATCTCGTACGCGATGTCCACCGCGATCGCGGTGCTCGACGCCGTACGGGACTCCGGCCAGGTCCCGGCGGACCGCTTCGGCGAGGTCGTCGCCCGCATCTCGTTCTTCGTGAACGCGGGCGTCCGCTTCATCGAGGAGATGTGCAAGATGCGCGCCTTCGGCCGCATCTGGGACAAGGTCACCCGCGAGCGGTACGGCATCGAGAACGAGAAGCAGCGCCGGTTCCGCTACGGCGTGCAGGTCAACTCGCTCGGCCTGACCGAGGCGCAGCCGGAGAACAACGTCCAGCGGATCGTCCTGGAGATGCTGGCCGTCACCCTCTCCAAGGACGCCCGCGCGCGGGCCGTGCAGCTGCCCGCCTGGAACGAGGCGCTCGGGCTGCCGCGCCCCTGGGACCAGCAGTGGTCGCTGCGCATCCAGCAGGTCCTGGCCCACGAGTCCGACCTCCTGGAGTACGAGGACATCTTCGCCGGTTCGCACGTCATCGAGGCCAAGGTCGACTCGCTCGTCGAGGAGTGCCTGGCCGAGATCGACCGCATCCAGGAGATGGGCGGCGCGATGGCCGCCGTCGAGTCCGGATACCTCAAGTCGCAGCTCGTCTCCTCGCACGCCGAGCGGCGGGCCCGGATCGAGGCCGGCGACGAGAAGATCATCGGCGTCAACATCTTCCAGTCGACCGAGGAGAACCCCCTCACCGCCGACCTGGACACCGCCATCATGACGGTGGACCCGGCGAACGAGGCGCGGGTGGTCGCCGCCCTCCACGAGTGGCGCGACAACCGCGACGAGACCCGCGCCCAGGAATCCCTGGCGACGCTGAAGGCGACGGCTGCCGGTGACGGCAACCTCTTCGCCGCCACCCTGGAGTGCGCGCGTGCGGGCGTCACCACCGGGGAGTGGTCCTGGGCGCTGCGGGACGTCTTCGGCGAGTTCCGCGCCCCGACGGGCGTGTCCTCGGCCCCGGTCGCGGTGACGGCCGAGGCGGGCACGCCGCTGGCTCTCGTACGGGAGAAGGTGGCGCGGACCGCCGAGGAGCTCGGCTGCGGGCGGCTGCGGCTGCTCGTCGGCAAGCCGGGCCTCGACGGGCACTCCAACGGGGCCGAGCAGATCGCCGTACGCGCGCGTGACGCCGGTTTCGAGGTGGTGTACCAGGGCATCCGGCTGACGCCCGAGCAGATCGTGGGCGCGGCCCTCGCGGAGGACGTGCACTGCGTCGGCCTCTCGATCCTCTCCGGCTCGCACGCCGAGCTGGTCCCGGACGTCCTGGAGCGCCTGCGGGAGGCGGGCGCGGCCGACGTGCCGGTCATCGTCGGCGGGATCATCCCGAACGCCGACGCCGCAGAACTGAAGCGTGCGGGTGTGGCCGCCGTCTTCACGCCGAAGGACTTCGGCATCACGGAGATCATCGGACGTATCGTCGACGAGATCCGGACAGCGAACAAGCTCCACCCCCTTGAAAAGACGGAGGTCTCCGCATGA
- the ccrA gene encoding crotonyl-CoA carboxylase/reductase: MKDILDAIQSPDSTSADFANIPLPESYRAVTVHKDETEMFAGLASRDKDPRKSLHLDDVPLPELGPGEALVAVMASSVNYNSVWTSIFEPVSTFGFLERYGRLSDLSKRHDLPYHIIGSDLAGVVLRTGPGVNSWKPGDEVVAHCLSVELESSDGHNDTMLDPEQRIWGFETNFGGLAEIALVKSNQLMPKPDHLSWEEAASPGLVNSTAYRQLVSRNGAGMKQGDNVLIWGASGGLGSYATQFALAGGANPICVVSSPEKADICRAMGADAVIDRNAEGYKFWKDENTQDPREWKRFGSKIRELTGGEDIDIVFEHPGRETFGASVYVTRKGGTITTCASTSGYMHQYDNRYLWMSLKRIIGSHFANYREAWEANRLIAKGKIHPTLSKVYSLEETGQAAYDVHRNLHQGKVGVLALAPEEGLGVRNPELRAQHIDAINRFRNI, translated from the coding sequence GTGAAGGACATCCTGGACGCGATCCAGTCCCCGGACTCCACGTCCGCCGACTTCGCGAACATCCCGCTCCCCGAGTCGTACCGCGCCGTCACCGTCCACAAGGACGAGACGGAGATGTTCGCCGGGCTCGCCAGCCGCGACAAGGACCCGCGCAAGTCGCTCCACCTCGACGACGTGCCGCTGCCCGAGCTCGGCCCGGGCGAGGCGCTGGTCGCCGTCATGGCCAGCTCGGTCAACTACAACTCGGTCTGGACCTCGATCTTCGAGCCGGTGTCGACCTTCGGCTTCCTCGAGCGCTACGGCCGGCTCAGCGACCTCAGCAAGCGCCACGACCTGCCGTACCACATCATCGGCTCCGACCTCGCGGGCGTCGTGCTGCGCACCGGCCCCGGCGTGAACTCGTGGAAGCCCGGTGACGAGGTCGTCGCGCACTGCCTCTCGGTCGAGCTGGAGTCCTCGGACGGCCACAACGACACCATGCTCGACCCCGAGCAGCGCATCTGGGGCTTCGAGACCAACTTCGGCGGCCTGGCGGAGATCGCCCTGGTCAAGTCCAACCAGCTGATGCCGAAGCCGGACCACCTGAGCTGGGAGGAGGCGGCCTCCCCGGGCCTCGTCAACTCCACCGCGTACCGCCAGCTGGTCTCCCGCAACGGCGCCGGCATGAAGCAGGGCGACAACGTCCTCATCTGGGGTGCGAGCGGTGGACTCGGCTCGTACGCCACCCAGTTCGCGCTGGCCGGCGGCGCCAACCCGATCTGTGTCGTCTCCTCCCCCGAGAAGGCCGACATCTGCCGGGCCATGGGCGCCGACGCGGTCATCGACCGCAACGCCGAGGGCTACAAGTTCTGGAAGGACGAGAACACCCAGGACCCGCGGGAGTGGAAGCGCTTCGGTTCCAAGATCCGCGAGCTCACCGGCGGCGAGGACATCGACATCGTCTTCGAGCACCCCGGCCGCGAGACCTTCGGCGCGAGCGTCTACGTCACCCGCAAGGGCGGCACCATCACCACCTGCGCCTCCACCTCGGGCTACATGCACCAGTACGACAACCGCTACCTGTGGATGTCGCTCAAGCGCATCATCGGCTCGCACTTCGCCAACTACCGCGAGGCGTGGGAGGCCAACCGCCTGATCGCCAAGGGCAAGATCCACCCCACGCTCTCCAAGGTCTACTCCCTGGAGGAGACCGGCCAGGCCGCCTACGACGTCCACCGCAACCTGCACCAGGGCAAGGTCGGCGTCCTCGCCCTCGCGCCCGAGGAGGGCCTCGGCGTCCGCAACCCGGAGCTGCGCGCCCAGCACATCGACGCCATCAACCGCTTCCGCAACATCTGA
- a CDS encoding TetR family transcriptional regulator: MPKAAKTPRATTPSDAPESAAGTRAAAQRLKMRRELATAAMELFATKGYEATTVDEIAARAGVARRTFFRHFRSKEEAIFPDHDDTLVRAEAVLNAAPPHEHPLDTVCRGIKEVMKMYAGSPAVSVERYRLTREVPTLREREIASVARYERLFTRYLLGHFDERDHHDGNDDPLLAEVAASAVVTAHNHVLRRWLRAGGQGDVEAQLDHAFAIVRETFGSGIGAGRPAPSSSAPQAAEPAPAVRASTTGDVVVAVARTDAPLDEVMRTIQQALSQR, encoded by the coding sequence ATGCCCAAGGCCGCGAAGACACCCCGTGCCACCACCCCGTCCGACGCTCCGGAGAGCGCGGCGGGGACCCGTGCCGCCGCGCAGCGGCTCAAGATGCGCCGGGAGCTCGCCACGGCCGCGATGGAGCTCTTCGCGACCAAGGGGTACGAGGCGACCACGGTCGACGAGATCGCCGCCCGGGCCGGGGTCGCGCGGCGGACGTTCTTCCGCCACTTCCGCTCCAAGGAAGAGGCGATCTTCCCTGATCACGACGACACCCTGGTGCGGGCGGAGGCGGTGCTGAACGCGGCCCCGCCGCACGAGCACCCGCTCGACACGGTGTGCCGGGGCATCAAGGAAGTCATGAAGATGTACGCGGGGTCCCCGGCGGTCTCCGTGGAGCGCTACCGGCTCACCCGTGAGGTGCCGACCCTGCGGGAGCGGGAGATCGCCTCGGTGGCCCGCTACGAGCGGCTGTTCACCCGCTATCTCCTCGGGCACTTCGACGAGCGCGACCACCACGACGGCAACGACGACCCGCTGCTCGCCGAGGTGGCCGCCTCCGCGGTGGTCACGGCCCACAACCACGTCCTGCGCCGCTGGCTGCGGGCGGGCGGCCAGGGCGACGTGGAGGCCCAGCTGGACCACGCCTTCGCGATCGTCCGGGAGACCTTCGGCTCGGGCATAGGCGCGGGCCGCCCGGCCCCTTCCTCGTCCGCTCCGCAGGCCGCCGAGCCGGCGCCGGCCGTGCGGGCCTCCACCACGGGGGACGTGGTGGTCGCCGTGGCCCGCACGGACGCTCCGCTCGACGAGGTCATGCGCACCATCCAGCAGGCGCTGTCGCAGCGCTGA